The Filimonas lacunae genomic sequence AGCTTTCTCTTCTATATTTGTCAATACCTGCAAAGTCTTCTTGCCAGTTTGGTATTTATTGGAATCGTTTACCGGCGATGCAGCTTTACCTTCTATATCCTGTATTCCTTTTGCTTTACGGTCTTCTATAACAGCCATAAATGTTATTATACCATTCAAACTGCGGTGGAATGGTTATGGAAAAAATACTAAGGATAGATACGGTTAGCGAGCATGATAAATTCTATCACCAGGAGAATCTGCATCCTCTGGTAAGCGTGATAGATTTTACAGGAACAGCGCCGGAGGTATACGCCTCCAAAATGAACTTTGGATTTTATGCCGTTTATCTGAAAGATGTGCAATGCGGTGATATGAAATATGGCCGCCACACCTACGACTATCAGGACAGAACCTTGGTTTTTGTTGCTCCGGGCCAGGTTATTCATGTGGATATAAACGAAGAATACAAGCCATCCGGCTTTGCATTGTTGTTTCATCCAGACCTTATTCGGGGAACACCACTTGGCAAAAACATCGACAACTATACCTTCTTCTCCTACGAATCACGCGAAGCCTTGCATTTATCAGAAAAGGAAAGGAAGATGGTGCTGGATTGCTTTGAAAAGATCAAATACGAATTAGAACAAGGAACAGACAAGCATAGCAAAACACTAATAGCAGCAAACATTGAATTATTTCTTAA encodes the following:
- a CDS encoding helix-turn-helix domain-containing protein → MEKILRIDTVSEHDKFYHQENLHPLVSVIDFTGTAPEVYASKMNFGFYAVYLKDVQCGDMKYGRHTYDYQDRTLVFVAPGQVIHVDINEEYKPSGFALLFHPDLIRGTPLGKNIDNYTFFSYESREALHLSEKERKMVLDCFEKIKYELEQGTDKHSKTLIAANIELFLNYCIRFYDRQFITRNEANLNSLEKFEKLLKNYFHSDKPQTVGLPAVSYFAEQLHLSPNYFGDMVKKETGKTPFEYIHLKIVDMAKERLLDTSRSISEIAYDLGFKYPHHFTRAFKKSTGYTPNEYRGLN